One Halovivax ruber XH-70 genomic region harbors:
- a CDS encoding V-type ATP synthase subunit F produces the protein MSQEIAVVGSPEFTTGFRLAGVRRFENVADDDKDDELDDAAERALDDDGVGIVVMHDDDVEHLSRGVRERVETSVEPVVVTIGSGTGGSGLREQIKRAIGIDLMEEED, from the coding sequence ATGAGCCAGGAAATCGCCGTCGTCGGCAGCCCGGAGTTTACGACTGGATTCCGGCTCGCCGGCGTCAGACGGTTCGAAAACGTGGCCGACGACGACAAGGACGACGAACTCGACGACGCGGCCGAGCGAGCGCTCGACGACGACGGTGTCGGTATCGTCGTCATGCACGACGACGACGTCGAGCACCTCTCGCGGGGTGTCCGCGAGCGCGTCGAAACGAGTGTCGAACCCGTCGTCGTCACGATCGGCAGCGGTACCGGTGGCAGCGGACTGCGCGAGCAGATCAAACGCGCGATCGGGATCGACCTGATGGAGGAAGAAGACTAG
- a CDS encoding V-type ATP synthase subunit E has protein sequence MSLDTVVADIREEAHARAEELREEAETRADEIVADAEDDAAEIRDQAEREADREIEQLREQRLSSAQLEAKQERLEARRDVLGDVREAVEEELTSLDGDTREELTRTLLSAASDEFEAGDDVRVYGRAGDQELLASIVDDYDGYEVAGEYDCLGGVVVESEGSRVRVNNTFDSVLADVWEDNLREISEQLFEQ, from the coding sequence ATGAGTTTGGATACTGTCGTAGCGGATATTCGAGAGGAAGCCCACGCGCGTGCGGAGGAACTCCGCGAAGAGGCCGAGACTCGCGCCGACGAGATCGTCGCCGACGCCGAGGACGACGCTGCGGAGATCCGCGACCAGGCCGAACGGGAGGCCGACCGCGAGATCGAGCAGCTGCGCGAACAGCGCCTCTCCAGTGCGCAACTCGAGGCCAAGCAGGAGCGTCTCGAGGCGCGCCGCGACGTGCTGGGCGACGTTCGCGAGGCCGTCGAGGAGGAGCTTACCTCCCTCGACGGTGACACTCGCGAGGAACTCACCCGAACGCTGCTTTCGGCTGCAAGCGACGAGTTCGAGGCCGGTGACGACGTGCGCGTCTACGGTCGTGCCGGAGATCAGGAACTCTTAGCATCCATCGTCGACGACTACGACGGCTACGAGGTGGCCGGCGAGTACGACTGCCTCGGCGGCGTCGTCGTCGAAAGCGAGGGATCGAGAGTCCGGGTCAACAACACGTTCGACTCGGTCCTCGCAGACGTCTGGGAGGACAATCTCCGCGAAATCAGCGAGCAACTGTTCGAGCAATGA
- a CDS encoding ATP synthase subunit B, which translates to MKEYQTITEVSGPLVFAEVDEAVGYDEMVEIETPAGETLRGQVLESSEGLVAIQVFEGTEGIDRNASVRFLGETMKMPVTEDLLGRVLDGSGNPIDGGPEIVPDERQDIVGEAINPYSREYPEAFIQTGVSGIDGMNTLVRGQKLPIFSGSGLPHNDLALQIARQASVPEEDESGDGDDEGSEFAVIFGAMGITQEEANEFMEDFERTGALERSVVFMNLADDPAVERTVTPRLALTTAEYLAFEKDYHVLVILTDMTNYCEALREIGAAREEVPGRRGYPGYMYTDLAQLYERAGRIEGQEGSVTQIPILTMPSDDITHPIPDLTGYITEGQIIVDRSLNSQGVEPPIDVLPSLSRLMDDGIGEGLTRGDHGDVSDQLYAAYAEGEDLRDLVNIVGREALSERDNKYLDFAERFEAEFIQQGFDTNRTIEETLGVGWELLSMLPKAELNRVDEEFIDQYYVEDESETVEASAD; encoded by the coding sequence ATGAAGGAGTATCAGACGATCACCGAGGTCAGCGGACCGCTGGTCTTCGCCGAGGTCGACGAAGCCGTCGGCTACGACGAGATGGTCGAGATCGAAACGCCCGCCGGCGAGACGCTGCGTGGGCAGGTCCTGGAGTCGAGCGAAGGGCTCGTCGCGATCCAGGTATTCGAGGGGACCGAGGGGATCGACCGCAACGCGTCGGTCCGCTTCCTCGGCGAGACCATGAAGATGCCCGTCACCGAGGATCTCCTCGGACGGGTGCTGGACGGTTCCGGGAACCCGATCGACGGTGGCCCGGAGATCGTGCCGGACGAACGCCAGGACATCGTCGGCGAGGCGATCAATCCCTACTCCCGGGAGTACCCGGAAGCGTTCATCCAGACCGGCGTCTCCGGTATCGACGGCATGAACACGCTCGTGCGCGGCCAGAAGCTCCCGATCTTCTCGGGCTCCGGCCTGCCACACAACGATCTGGCGCTGCAGATCGCGCGCCAGGCGTCCGTGCCGGAAGAAGACGAGAGCGGTGACGGAGACGACGAGGGCTCCGAGTTCGCGGTGATCTTCGGTGCGATGGGGATCACGCAGGAAGAAGCGAACGAGTTCATGGAAGACTTCGAGCGCACCGGTGCGCTGGAGCGCTCGGTCGTCTTCATGAACCTCGCGGACGACCCGGCCGTCGAGCGGACGGTCACGCCGCGCCTGGCGCTGACGACCGCCGAGTATCTCGCGTTCGAGAAGGACTACCACGTCCTGGTCATCCTCACCGACATGACCAACTACTGTGAGGCGCTGCGCGAGATCGGCGCCGCACGTGAGGAGGTCCCGGGTCGCCGTGGCTACCCCGGATACATGTACACCGACCTGGCCCAGCTCTACGAGCGGGCGGGTCGGATCGAGGGCCAGGAGGGATCGGTCACGCAGATTCCGATCCTGACGATGCCATCCGACGACATCACGCACCCGATCCCGGACCTGACCGGCTACATCACGGAAGGTCAGATCATCGTCGACCGATCCCTGAACAGTCAGGGTGTCGAGCCGCCGATCGACGTCCTCCCGAGCCTGTCGCGCCTGATGGACGACGGGATCGGCGAAGGCCTCACCCGTGGGGATCACGGCGACGTCTCCGACCAGCTCTACGCCGCGTACGCGGAGGGTGAGGACCTGCGCGACCTCGTGAACATCGTCGGTCGCGAGGCCCTCTCCGAGCGTGACAACAAGTACCTCGACTTCGCCGAGCGGTTCGAAGCGGAGTTCATCCAGCAAGGCTTCGACACCAACCGGACGATCGAGGAGACGCTCGGCGTCGGCTGGGAGCTCCTCTCGATGCTCCCGAAGGCGGAACTCAACCGCGTCGACGAGGAGTTCATCGACCAGTACTACGTCGAAGACGAGAGCGAGACGGTCGAAGCGTCCGCGGACTGA
- a CDS encoding ATP synthase subunit A, giving the protein MSQATDTETVQEDGVIDSVSGPVVTATDLDARMNDVVYVGDEGLMGEVIEIEGNVTTIQVYEETSGVGPGEPVENTGDPLSVDLGPGMLDSIYDGVQRPLDALEEKMGSAFLDRGVDAPGIDLEETWEFEPKVDEGDVVEPGDVVGVVPETVTIEHKVMVPPDSEGGEVVAVESGEFTVEETVVELDTGEAISMHQEWPVRTARPAAEKRTPTEPLVTGQRIQDGLFPLAKGGTAAIPGPFGSGKTVTQQQLAKWSDADIVVYIGCGERGNEMTEVIEDFPELPDPQTGNPLMARTCLIANTSNMPVAARESCIYTGITIAEYYRDMGYDVALMADSTSRWAEAMREISSRLEEMPGEEGYPAYLAARLAEFYERAGRFELQNGGEGSISVVGAVSPPGGDFSEPVTQNTLRIVKTFWALDADLAERRHFPAINWDESYSLYRGQLDPWFTDNVAGDWPDIRQWAVDVLDEEAELQEIVQLVGKDALPEDQQLTLEVARYLREAWLQQNALHDVDTYCEPEKTYQMLGAIKTFNDEAFEALDAGVPVDEIQSVDAAPRLNRMGTAEEYDEFIDEIEADLAEQLRGLY; this is encoded by the coding sequence ATGAGTCAGGCAACAGATACAGAGACCGTCCAGGAGGACGGTGTCATCGACAGCGTGAGCGGTCCCGTCGTGACCGCCACGGACCTCGACGCCCGGATGAACGACGTCGTCTACGTGGGCGACGAAGGGCTGATGGGCGAGGTTATCGAGATCGAAGGAAACGTCACAACGATCCAGGTCTACGAGGAGACCTCCGGGGTCGGCCCCGGAGAGCCCGTCGAGAACACGGGCGACCCCCTCTCCGTCGACCTTGGACCTGGGATGCTCGACTCCATCTACGACGGTGTCCAGCGCCCGCTCGACGCCCTAGAGGAGAAGATGGGATCGGCGTTCCTCGACCGCGGTGTCGACGCACCGGGCATCGACTTGGAGGAGACCTGGGAATTCGAACCCAAGGTCGACGAGGGCGACGTCGTCGAACCCGGCGACGTCGTTGGCGTCGTTCCGGAGACCGTCACCATCGAACACAAGGTGATGGTCCCGCCCGACTCCGAGGGCGGCGAAGTCGTCGCCGTCGAGTCCGGCGAGTTCACCGTCGAGGAGACGGTCGTCGAACTCGACACCGGCGAGGCAATTTCGATGCACCAGGAGTGGCCGGTTCGGACCGCCCGTCCGGCCGCCGAGAAACGCACCCCGACGGAACCGCTTGTCACGGGCCAGCGGATCCAGGACGGCCTCTTCCCGCTCGCGAAGGGTGGGACGGCTGCGATTCCGGGTCCGTTCGGCTCGGGCAAGACCGTCACCCAGCAGCAGCTGGCCAAGTGGTCCGACGCGGACATCGTCGTCTACATCGGCTGTGGCGAACGTGGCAACGAGATGACCGAGGTCATCGAGGACTTCCCGGAACTGCCGGACCCGCAGACCGGGAACCCGCTGATGGCCCGGACCTGCCTCATCGCCAACACGTCGAACATGCCCGTCGCGGCGCGTGAATCCTGCATCTACACGGGAATCACGATCGCGGAGTACTACCGCGACATGGGCTACGACGTCGCGCTGATGGCCGACTCCACCTCGCGGTGGGCCGAGGCCATGCGCGAAATCTCCTCCCGGCTGGAGGAGATGCCCGGTGAGGAGGGCTACCCGGCCTACCTCGCCGCGCGACTGGCGGAGTTCTACGAGCGCGCCGGTCGATTCGAACTGCAAAACGGCGGCGAAGGATCCATCTCGGTCGTCGGCGCGGTGTCGCCACCGGGTGGGGACTTCTCCGAGCCGGTCACCCAGAACACGCTGCGCATCGTCAAGACGTTCTGGGCGCTGGACGCGGACCTCGCCGAGCGTCGACACTTCCCGGCGATCAACTGGGACGAGTCCTACTCGCTGTATCGTGGCCAGCTCGATCCCTGGTTCACCGACAACGTCGCCGGCGACTGGCCGGATATCCGTCAGTGGGCCGTCGACGTGCTCGACGAGGAGGCAGAACTGCAGGAGATCGTCCAGCTCGTCGGCAAGGACGCGCTGCCGGAGGACCAGCAGCTGACGCTGGAGGTCGCACGCTACCTCCGCGAGGCGTGGCTGCAGCAGAACGCCCTGCACGACGTCGACACCTACTGCGAACCCGAGAAGACCTACCAGATGCTCGGGGCGATCAAGACGTTCAACGACGAGGCCTTCGAGGCACTCGACGCTGGCGTCCCCGTCGACGAGATTCAGAGCGTCGACGCCGCGCCGCGCCTGAACCGGATGGGCACGGCCGAGGAGTACGACGAGTTCATCGACGAGATCGAAGCTGATCTCGCCGAGCAGCTCAGGGGGTTGTACTAA
- a CDS encoding V-type ATP synthase subunit D, producing the protein MATDVKPTRKELMAIEDRIELSERGHGTLEQKRDGLIMEFMDILDRAQDVRGELTSDYEEAQRTINMARAMEGDVAVRGAAAALQEHPEITTESKNIMGVVVPQIESSRVSKSLDQRGYGLMGTSARIDEAAEAYEDLLESIILAAEVETAMKKMLEEIETTKRRVNALEFKLLPDLYESEEYIEQKLEEQEREEIFRMKKIKDKKEAEEAEDAAAAEEADPFVDADVQESVAGGN; encoded by the coding sequence ATGGCCACCGACGTCAAACCGACCCGCAAGGAGTTGATGGCGATCGAGGATCGCATCGAACTCTCAGAGCGGGGCCACGGCACGCTAGAGCAAAAGCGCGACGGCCTCATCATGGAGTTCATGGACATCCTCGATCGCGCGCAGGACGTCCGGGGCGAACTCACTTCGGACTACGAGGAGGCCCAGCGGACGATCAACATGGCCCGTGCGATGGAGGGCGACGTCGCGGTTCGCGGTGCCGCCGCGGCGCTGCAGGAACATCCCGAGATCACTACCGAGTCGAAGAACATCATGGGCGTCGTCGTCCCGCAGATCGAGTCCTCGCGCGTCTCGAAGAGCCTGGACCAGCGTGGCTACGGGCTCATGGGCACCTCGGCCCGTATCGACGAGGCCGCCGAGGCCTACGAGGATCTCTTAGAGAGCATCATTCTCGCCGCCGAAGTCGAGACGGCGATGAAGAAGATGCTAGAGGAGATCGAGACCACGAAGCGTCGCGTCAACGCCCTCGAGTTCAAATTGCTCCCCGACCTCTACGAGAGCGAGGAGTACATCGAGCAGAAACTCGAAGAGCAAGAACGTGAGGAGATCTTCCGCATGAAGAAGATCAAGGACAAGAAAGAGGCCGAAGAGGCGGAGGACGCGGCCGCTGCCGAGGAAGCTGACCCGTTCGTCGACGCCGACGTCCAGGAATCAGTCGCCGGCGGCAACTGA
- a CDS encoding V-type ATP synthase subunit C → MSTGASNPEFVNARVRSRRATLFADEDYRKLIRMGPSGIARFMEEREYEDEINELGARFSGVDLIEYALNRNLAKHFDDLLDWSEGRLYDLIARYLRKFDVWNVKTVIRGIYTDTPAEEIRTDLIRAGELDDALLDRLVDAGEIEDVIELLNRTIFYEPLSAAFEVYEESGTLVPLENALDRTFYERLLADLGRPQEGPEAMYVEFLQAEIDFRNARNALRLARSGADLDPSAFYIEGGTLFTESELNRLVNDRDELVTHITEDRTYGDRLSTALDQLREADSLIQFEHALDAALLEYSDRLSSIYPVSVSAVLSYILAKEREVENIRAIARGREVGLSEAEIEDELVVL, encoded by the coding sequence ATGAGTACAGGTGCCTCGAATCCGGAGTTCGTCAACGCACGCGTCCGGTCACGCAGAGCGACGCTGTTCGCCGACGAAGACTACCGGAAGCTGATCCGGATGGGGCCGAGCGGTATCGCGCGGTTCATGGAAGAGCGCGAGTACGAAGACGAGATCAACGAACTCGGCGCACGCTTTTCGGGCGTCGACCTGATCGAGTACGCCCTCAATCGCAACCTCGCGAAACACTTCGACGACCTGCTCGACTGGTCGGAGGGGCGGCTGTACGACCTGATCGCCCGGTATCTGCGCAAGTTCGACGTCTGGAACGTCAAGACGGTTATTCGGGGCATCTACACGGACACGCCGGCCGAGGAGATCCGCACGGATCTCATCCGCGCCGGCGAGCTCGACGACGCCCTGCTCGACCGACTCGTCGACGCCGGCGAGATCGAAGACGTGATCGAACTGTTGAACCGGACGATCTTCTACGAGCCGCTGTCGGCTGCGTTCGAGGTCTACGAGGAGTCCGGCACGCTCGTTCCGCTCGAGAACGCCCTCGATCGAACGTTCTACGAGCGCCTGCTGGCCGACCTCGGTCGCCCGCAGGAGGGGCCCGAAGCGATGTACGTCGAGTTCCTGCAGGCCGAGATCGACTTCCGGAACGCCCGGAACGCACTCAGGCTCGCCCGGAGTGGGGCCGACCTCGATCCGTCGGCGTTCTACATCGAGGGCGGTACCCTGTTCACCGAGTCGGAACTGAACCGACTGGTGAACGATCGCGACGAACTCGTCACACACATCACCGAGGATCGGACGTACGGTGACCGCCTGTCGACCGCACTCGATCAACTGCGCGAGGCCGACAGCCTCATCCAGTTCGAGCACGCCCTCGATGCGGCGTTGCTCGAGTACTCGGATCGACTCTCGAGCATCTACCCGGTGTCGGTATCGGCGGTGCTCTCGTACATCCTCGCGAAAGAACGAGAGGTCGAGAACATCCGCGCCATCGCGCGCGGTCGCGAAGTCGGCCTCTCCGAAGCGGAGATCGAAGACGAACTGGTGGTCCTATGA
- a CDS encoding zinc ribbon domain-containing protein: MKDGERGCPKCGHTKTETDKISTTGGGLSKMFDIQNRSFQVVSCTNCGYSELYRGQSSGNMIDLFLG, translated from the coding sequence ATGAAGGACGGAGAACGCGGCTGTCCGAAGTGCGGGCATACGAAGACGGAGACGGACAAGATCTCGACGACTGGCGGTGGACTCTCGAAGATGTTCGATATCCAGAACCGGAGTTTTCAGGTCGTCAGTTGCACCAACTGCGGCTACTCCGAGCTGTACCGGGGACAATCCTCGGGGAACATGATCGATCTGTTTCTGGGGTAA
- a CDS encoding bacterio-opsin activator domain-containing protein: MSSPAGEENGDTDVRAVFSSAGTGEPLSTGEVADAVGRDPTVVADQLAALAEAGVLDSKSIDDGERLWWERSTDDRGPFEATGSLARRVIEVVGEPVFEIDGDGTLVAVNDAFTALLGYDRADIQGRALSSIGPGNVTTQLDARLRATEDETTTTDLSLEFELERVDGTTVPVTTAFGAWTDDAGALLGAVGIVRDDRDRNAREATLARQQERLAILNDLHDIVSDVTAAALEGSTRDEIEEAVCTKLVQSDAYASACIAEVDPTGSELQPRVERGFDGYADEVTISTDPESPLGQGPAARAVRTREVQACPNVQADPTFEPWREVAAEHGFSGCVAIPILHESTLYGLLCLYTDRTDAFDEDERAVIGQLGETVGHAISAAERKRAMMSDDIIEIGLQCRDFFETLGLSYSPTGTAQFHQTIPVGDGSYVLYGTASDGGLAAVETLVDTDETPQYESCEVISTDGDETSFEVSLTDAPIPSVVAANGGYVDDVRLVDGDLFTRVHLPPGADVSRLIAGLRDNYPGIEPVTRRQKTKRRPTEDYVSSVLESTLTERQLAALKAGYYAGFFEWPRDSSGEDVAETLDISPATFHQHVRTAERKILDEFLDGR, translated from the coding sequence ATGTCATCACCGGCTGGCGAGGAAAATGGAGACACCGACGTTCGGGCGGTGTTTTCGTCGGCCGGAACCGGTGAGCCGCTCTCGACGGGGGAAGTCGCCGACGCGGTCGGTCGTGATCCGACGGTCGTCGCCGATCAGTTGGCGGCGCTCGCCGAGGCGGGCGTCCTCGACTCGAAATCGATCGACGACGGTGAACGGCTCTGGTGGGAGCGATCCACCGATGATCGGGGGCCGTTCGAAGCCACCGGCTCGCTAGCCCGGCGCGTCATCGAAGTGGTTGGCGAACCTGTCTTCGAGATCGACGGCGACGGCACGCTCGTCGCAGTCAACGACGCGTTCACCGCTCTCCTTGGCTACGATCGGGCGGACATACAGGGACGGGCACTGTCGTCGATCGGCCCCGGCAACGTCACGACCCAACTCGACGCCCGGCTCCGCGCGACCGAGGACGAAACGACGACGACCGACCTCTCGCTCGAGTTCGAACTGGAGCGCGTCGACGGAACGACGGTCCCCGTCACCACGGCGTTCGGCGCGTGGACCGACGACGCAGGTGCACTTCTGGGTGCCGTCGGAATCGTCCGGGACGACCGCGATCGAAACGCGCGCGAGGCGACGCTCGCCCGCCAGCAGGAACGGCTGGCGATCTTGAACGACCTTCACGACATCGTCAGCGACGTGACCGCCGCCGCGCTCGAAGGGTCGACACGAGACGAGATCGAAGAGGCGGTCTGTACCAAGCTCGTCCAGTCGGACGCCTACGCCAGCGCCTGCATCGCCGAGGTCGATCCGACGGGATCGGAACTACAGCCGCGGGTCGAACGTGGCTTCGACGGCTACGCTGACGAGGTGACGATCTCGACCGATCCGGAATCGCCCCTCGGACAGGGGCCTGCCGCCCGCGCCGTCCGAACGCGGGAGGTACAGGCCTGCCCCAACGTCCAGGCGGACCCCACGTTCGAACCCTGGCGAGAGGTCGCCGCCGAACACGGCTTTTCGGGCTGTGTCGCGATCCCGATCCTCCACGAGTCGACGCTGTACGGACTACTCTGTCTCTACACCGATCGGACCGACGCCTTCGACGAGGACGAACGGGCGGTCATCGGCCAACTCGGCGAGACCGTCGGCCACGCTATCTCCGCCGCGGAACGCAAACGGGCGATGATGAGCGACGATATCATCGAAATCGGCCTGCAGTGTCGCGATTTCTTCGAGACACTCGGACTGAGTTACTCCCCGACAGGCACGGCCCAGTTCCACCAGACGATCCCCGTTGGCGACGGCTCGTACGTCCTCTACGGAACGGCCAGTGACGGCGGCCTGGCCGCCGTCGAAACGCTCGTAGACACCGACGAAACACCCCAGTACGAGTCCTGCGAGGTCATCTCGACCGATGGCGACGAGACGAGTTTCGAAGTTTCACTCACAGACGCACCGATTCCCTCCGTGGTCGCCGCCAACGGCGGGTACGTCGACGACGTACGGCTCGTCGACGGCGACCTGTTTACCCGCGTGCACCTCCCGCCTGGTGCCGACGTATCCCGCCTGATCGCTGGCCTTCGCGACAATTACCCTGGCATCGAACCGGTAACCAGACGCCAGAAGACGAAACGACGCCCGACCGAGGACTACGTCTCGTCCGTCCTCGAATCGACGCTCACCGAGCGCCAGCTGGCCGCCCTGAAAGCCGGGTACTACGCCGGTTTCTTCGAGTGGCCACGCGACAGTTCCGGCGAAGACGTCGCCGAGACGCTCGATATCAGCCCCGCAACCTTCCACCAGCACGTCCGCACGGCCGAGCGAAAGATCCTCGACGAATTCCTCGACGGGCGCTGA
- a CDS encoding ATP synthase subunit C produces the protein MIENVPDLLDTALQTTEAATNDADVEVASYMAAAAAAIGVGLAALASGYAERGIGAAAVGAIAEDRDMLAPGILLTVLPETLVIFSIVVIFLVQ, from the coding sequence ATGATCGAAAACGTACCCGACCTACTCGACACGGCACTGCAGACGACTGAAGCGGCGACCAACGATGCTGACGTCGAAGTGGCCTCGTACATGGCCGCTGCGGCGGCGGCGATCGGTGTCGGGCTCGCGGCGCTCGCCTCCGGCTACGCAGAGCGAGGAATCGGCGCTGCGGCCGTCGGCGCGATCGCCGAGGACCGTGACATGCTCGCGCCCGGCATTCTGCTGACAGTCCTGCCGGAGACGCTCGTCATTTTCTCCATCGTCGTCATCTTCCTGGTCCAGTAA
- a CDS encoding DUF6276 family protein — MDCPCTVDPVVFIVPESLRACAPDEAAAAAICPRCLTVASAPDSSSTEPDFSRISVAFPDGEGAIALALALGLLESLALNRSAIESALDAAERAGTDTLLVIDRLIDDPDVEPAIDLERRRDKLESLLY, encoded by the coding sequence ATGGACTGTCCGTGCACCGTCGACCCAGTCGTCTTCATCGTCCCCGAGTCACTTCGAGCGTGTGCGCCGGACGAGGCGGCTGCGGCGGCGATCTGTCCTCGTTGTCTGACCGTCGCGTCGGCTCCCGATTCCTCGTCGACCGAGCCCGATTTCTCCCGGATCAGTGTGGCTTTCCCGGACGGTGAAGGGGCTATCGCGCTTGCGCTCGCGCTGGGACTCCTGGAGTCGCTGGCGCTGAACCGGTCGGCGATCGAATCGGCGTTAGATGCCGCCGAGCGGGCTGGAACCGACACGCTGCTCGTGATCGACCGGCTGATCGACGATCCGGACGTAGAGCCGGCGATCGATCTGGAGCGCCGTCGGGACAAACTCGAAAGTCTACTGTACTGA